One Natator depressus isolate rNatDep1 chromosome 3, rNatDep2.hap1, whole genome shotgun sequence DNA segment encodes these proteins:
- the ODC1 gene encoding ornithine decarboxylase, producing MLSFSNEEFDFTFLDEGFTAKDILDQKINEVSSSDDKDAFYVADLGDVLKKHFRWYKALPRVTPFYAVKCNDSKAIVKTLAALGAGFDCASKTEIQLVQNIGVPPERIIYANPCKQISQIKHAANSGVQMMTFDSEVELMKVARAHPKAKLVLRIATDDSKAVCRLSVKFGATLKTSRLLLERAKELDLDIIGVSFHVGSGCTDPETFVQAISDARCVFDMGTELGFSMHLLDIGGGFPGSEDVKLKFEEITNVINPALDKCFPCDSGIRIIAEPGRYYVASAFTLAVNIIAKKVVLKEQSGSDDEDDTNGKTLMYYVNDGVYGSFNCILYDHAHVKPVLQKRPKPDEGCYSCSIWGPTCDGLDRIVERFDMPELQVGDWMLFENMGAYTVAAASTFNGFQRPAINYVMSRPAWQLMQQINEQGFLAEVEEQDVSTLPLSCAWESGIEHHPATCASTSINV from the exons ATGCTCAGCTTCAGCAATGAGGAGTTTGACTTCACCTTCCTTGATGAAGGCTTTACTGCCAAGGATATTCTAGACcaaaaaataaatgaagtttCTTCCTCT GATGATAAAGATGCTTTCTATGTTGCTGACCTTGGGGATGTCCTAAAGAAGCATTTCCGATGGTACAAAGCACTCCCTCGAGTAACACCCTTTTATGCTGTCAAATGTAATGACAGTAAAGCTATAGTGAAGACACTTGCTGCTCTTGGTGCAGGGTTTGATTGTGCTAGTAAG ACTGAAATCCAGTTGGTACAGAACATTGGTGTACCTCCAGAACGAATAATATATGCAAATCCTTGTAAACAAATATCTCAGATTAAACATGCTGCAAACAGTGGTGTGCAGATGATGACTTTTGATAGTGAAGTAGAGCTAATGAAAGTTGCAAGAGCTCATCCAAAGGCAAA GCTAGTCTTGCGCATTGCAACTGATGACTCCAAAGCAGTTTGTCGCCTGAGTGTTAAATTTGGAGCTACCCTGAAAACTAGCAGACTTCTTTTGGAGCGGGCAAAAGAACTTGACCTTGACATTATTGGAGTCAG TTTCCATGTTGGAAGTGGCTGTACTGACCCAGAGACCTTTGTTCAAGCTATTTCTGATGCCCGTTGTGTCTTTGATATGGGA ACAGAACTTGGTTTCAGTATGCATCTGCTTGATATTGGTGGTGGCTTCCCTGGTTCTGAAGATGTCAAGCTTAAATTTGAAGAG ATCACAAATGTAATCAATCCAGCATTGGACAAATGTTTTCCTTGTGATTCTGGAATAAGAATTATTGCGGAGCCTGGCAGATACTACGTTGCATCAGCTTTCACACTCGCCGTTAACATAATTGCAAAAAAAGTTGTATTAAAGGAGCAGTCAGGTTCTGATG atGAAGATGATActaatggcaaaactcttatgTACTATGTGAATGATGGAGTGTATGGATCATTCAATTGCATCTTATATGATCATGCACATGTTAAGCCAGTCTTGCAAAAG AGACCTAAACCAGATGAGGGCTGTTATTCCTGTAGCATATGGGGACCAACATGTGATGGCCTGGATCGTATTGTAGAGCGCTTTGATATGCCAGAGCTGCAAGTTGGTGATTGGATGCTATTTGAAAATATGGGTGCCTATACGGTTGCAGCTGCTTCCACTTTCAATGGATTCCAGAGGCCAGCAATAAATTATGTGATGTCAAGGCCAGCATG GCAACTAATGCAACAGATTAATGAGCAAGGTTTCCTAGCTGAAGTGGAGGAGCAGGATGTCAGTACTTTGCCACTGTCTTGTGCCTGGGAAAGTGGAATTGAACATCATCCAGCAACTTGTGCTTCAACTAGTATTAATGTATAG